GGACGATCGCGCGCAATTGGGGGTTCATCATGGGTGTTCCTTATAGGGTGGCGATAAAAATGCTGGCACGCGCGCGCGGCGCGCAGGGCCATCAGACATGCAGGCATCTTAGCGCAAGATGGCCGGCCTCACCGGCGCCCGGCCGCCGTGGCGCCGGCAACGGCAGCGCCACGGCACGCACCGGCACGCGCTGGCGAATTGTCGTATGATGATTTAAAAGGGACAAAAAGGTTCATTGAAATCGATGGAAAATTTGATGGTTTATCCAATTAAATCAACAATTTACAAACAAGTATTAAGGATATGCTGACATATCTTTTGACTTCCTGATCCTTTAGAGCAATAATAAATTTCATGGGGTAATGGTAGGTGCAACAAGCGCTATCAACAGTGAAAAAAAAGCCGGCTGGCCACGTCAGCGCACGGCATCAAGCGCCAGTTTTTTGGTCCGGGCAATCCGGACTCGCAAAGACAGCCGGGCTTGAAACAACAATAAAAATCGGTACGAGGTACAGGAAAAGTTCAGACGGCAAGCCCAGGCGAGTGCCAGGCGGGCGGCCATGGTGACTGGCAGTTCAGGTTTACATTAAAGGACATTGACATGACCATTTTTGATAACTATGCAGCACGCTACGAGCGCACCCGCGAAGAGGAAATGTCGCTCACCGAGTACCTGGCCCTGTGCAAGAAGGACAAGCTGACGTATGCCAGCGCGCCCGAACGCATGCTGGCCGCCATCGGCGAGCCGCAGCTGGTCGACACGCGCAACGACACGCGCCTGTCGCGCATCTTCGCCAACAAGGTGATCAAGATCTATCCCGCCTTCCGCGAGTTCTACGGCACCGAGGAAGTCATTGAGCAAGTCGTCTCGTATTTCCGCCACGCGGCGCAAGGCCTGGAAGAACGCAAGCAGATCCTGTACTTGCTGGGGCCCGTCGGCGGCGGCAAGTCGTCGATCGCGGAAAAACTCAAGTCGCTGATGGAACACGTGCCCTTCTATTGCCTGAAAGGGTCGCCCGTCAACGAATCGCCGCTGGGCCTGTTCAACGAGGAAGAGGACGGCACCATCCTCGAAGAGGATTACGGCATCCCGCGCCGCTACCTGCGCAACATCCCCAGCCCGTGGGCCGTGAAACGCCTGCATGAATACAATGGCGATATCAACCAGTTCCGCGTCGTCAAGCGCTACCCGTCCGTGCTCAAGCAAATTGCCATCTCGAAAACGGAGCCGGGCGACGAAAACAACCAGGATATTTCCTCGCTGGTGGGCAAGGTCGACATCCGCAAGCTGGAAGACTATGCGCAGGACGACCCCGATGCCTACAGCTATTCGGGCGGCCTGTGCCTGGCCAACCAGGGCTTGATGGAATTCGTGGAAATGTTCAAGGCGCCGATCAAGGTGCTGCATCCGCTGCTGACGGCCACGCAGGAAGGCAACTACAAGGGCACGGAAGGCTTTGGCGCGATACCGTTCGACGGCATCATCCTCGCCCACTCGAACGAGTCGGAATGGAAGACCTTTAAAAACAACCGCAACAACGAGGCGTTTCTTGACCGTATCTATATAGTCAAGGTGCCGTACTGCCTGCGCGTCTCCGACGAAATCAAGATCTACGACAAGCTGGTGGCCAATTCCTCGCTGGTGAAAGCCCCGTGCGCGCCCGGCACCCTGCGCATGATGGCGCAGTTCGCCATCCTGTCGCGCCTGAAAGACCCGGAAAACTCGAGCATTTTCTCGAAGATGCTCGTCTACGATGGCGAAAACCTCAAGGATACGGACCCGAAAGCCAAGTCCATGCACGAATATGTCGATTACGCGGGCGTGGACGAGGGCATGAACGGGCTGTCGACGCGCTTTGCCTTCAAGATCCTGTCGAAAGTGTTCAACTTTGACAATTCCGAAGTGGCCGCCAATCCCGTGCACTTATTATATGTACTGGAACAGCAGGTAGAGCGCGAGCAGTTCGCGCCGGAACTCGAGCAGCGCTACTTCTCCTATATTAAAGAGCACCTGGCGCAGCGCTACGTGGAATTCATCGGCAAGGAGATCCAGACGGCGTACCTGGAAAGCTATTCGGAATACGGGCAGAATATTTTCGACCGCTATGTGACGTTCGCCGATTTCTGGATACAGGACCAGGAATACCGCGATCCGGACACGGGCGAAAGCTTCGACCGCGAATCGCTGAACAATGAGCTGGAAAAGATCGAGAAGCCGGCGGGTATTTCCAATCCGAAGGATTTCCGCAACGAAATCGTCAACTTCGGGCTGCGTGCGCGGGCCTCGAACGGCGGCAAGAATCCCGCCTGGACCAGTTATGAAAAGTTCCGCACGGTGATCGAAAAGAAAATGTTTTCGAATACGGAGGAATTGCTGCCCGTGATTTCCTTCAATGCCAAGGCCAGCGCCGACGATGCCAACAAGCACGCCGACTTCGTGGCCCGCATGGTGGAAAAAGGCTATACGGCCAAACAGGTACGCCTGTTATGCGAATGGTACTTGCGAGTACGCAAGTCATCCTAGCGCGGACAGCGGAGGCGCGCTCCGGCCTGACGACCGGCGGGGCGCGCAAGACGAGAAGCAAGGAGGCACCCTTTGACATACCTTATCGACAGGCGCTTGCAAAGCAAGAATAAATCCGCCGTCAACCGCGAGCGTTTCCTGCGGCGTTACAAGGGCCAGATCAAGGATGCCGTGGGGCGCGCCATCAAGGGGCGCTCGATCACGGACGTCGAGAATGGCGAGAAGGTCAGCATCCCCGTCAAGGACGTGGGCGAACCGTCGTTTGGCCACGCGCATGGCGGCGTATGGGAAGTGGTCAATCCCGGCAATAAGGAATACCTGAAGGGCGACCAGATCGCCCGGCCGAAAGGCGGCGGTGGCGGCGGGCGGGGCAAGGCGGGCAATAGCGACGAGACGACGGAAGACGATTTCATCTTCGAATTGTCGCGCGAAGAATTCATGAATTATTTCTTCGAAGACTTGGAATTGCCGCACATGGTGAAAACCCAGCTGACGGCCACCACGGAATTCAAGAACCAGCGCGCCGGCTACAATATGTCGGGCACCCCATCGAACATCCACGTGCTGCGCTCCCTGCGCGGCGCGCTGGGCCGGCGCATCGCCGTCGGCGGCGGCGCCCGCAAGCAGCTGGCGCAGGCCGAGGAAGACCTGGCCGTCCTGCTGCACGAAGGCGCGCCCGACAGCGACCCGCTCGTCACGGAACTGCGCCGCCTGATCCACCACCTGCACACGCGCCTGCTGGCGATTCCCTTCATCGACCCGTTCGACTTGCGCTACAGCAACCGCATCAAGGTGCCCAAGCCGATGACGCAGGCCGTCATGTTCTGCATCATGGACGTCTCCGGCTCCATGGACGAATCGCGCAAGGACACGGCCAAGCGCTTCTTCATCCTGTTATATCTGTTCCTCAAGCGCGTCTACGACAAGATCGAGGTGGTCTTCATCCGCCACCATACGGCGGCGGCGGAGGTCGACGAGCATGAATTCTTCAATTCGCGCGAGTCCGGCGGCACCGTCGTGTCGTCCGCGCTGCACTTGCTCAACACCATCATCGACGAACGCTATGGCGCCGGGCAATGGAACAGCTATGTCGCGCAGGCGTCCGACGGCGACAACTGGGACAACGATTCCATGCTGTGCCGCCAGTTGCTGATCAATACCATCATGCCCAAGGTGCAGTACTACACCTATGTCGAGATCACCGACGGCCCGCAGCAAAACCTGTGGGAGCAATATGCGGGCGTGCTCGACCATCACGCCCATTTCGCCATGCAAAAGATCGTCACGCCGGCCGATATCTACCCGGTCTTCCGCGAACTGTTCAAGAAACAGGTGAAATGATGAGTGCAGCCTTTGACCGCGCCAGCAATACTCCGGGCGAACCGTTCGTGCGCCTGCGCCACCCGAACGCCCTGCCCGAGCAGTCAGAATGGACGTTCGAGCTGATCGAGCAAATCCACGAGGAAATCCGCCGCGTAGCGAAACAGTTTGGCCTCGACACCTATCCGAACCAGCTGGAAATCATTACGGCCGAACAGATGATGGATGCCTACACCTCGGTCGGCATGCCCGTCTCCTACAACCATTGGTCTTTCGGCAAGCATTTTCTTTCTACCGAGAAAAGCTACAAGCGGGGCCAGATGGGCCTGGCCTACGAGATCGTCATCAACTCCAATCCGTGCATCGCCTATTTAATGGAGGAAAACAGCCTGACCATGCAGTCGCTGGTGATCGCGCATGCGGCCTACGGCCATAACTCCTTTTTTAAAGGCAATTACCTGTTCCGCGCCTGGACGGATGCGGACGCCATCATCGACTATATGGTGTTTGCCAAGAATTACATCGCCGAATGCGAGCAGCGCCATGGCGTCGATGCCGTGGAATTGCTGCTCGACTCGTGCCACGCCATCCAGAACTATGGCGTGGACCGCTACAAGCGCCCGGCGAAACTGTCGATGGCGAAGGAATATGCGCGCCAGAAAGAGCGCGAAGCCTATGTGCAGTCGCAGATCAACCAGCTGTGGCGCACCCTGCCCCGGCGCGACGAGGACGACGACGAGGACGACCAGCGCAAGGCCGCGCCCCGCTTTCCGCCCGAACCCGAGGAAAACCTGCTGTACTTTATCGAGAAGTACGCGCCGCTGCTGGAACCGTGGCAGCGCGAGATGGTGCGCATCGTGCGCAAGATTTCCCAGTATTTCTATCCGCAGCGGCAAACCCAGGTCATGAACGAAGGCTGGGCCACCTTCTGGCATTACACGATATTGAACCAGCTCTACGACGAAGGTGTGGTGGGCGATGGCTTCATGATGGAATTTTTGAAAAGCCATACCAACGTGGTCTACCAGCCGCCCATCGACAGCCCGTATTACAGCGGCATCAACCCGTATGCGCTGGGTTTTGCCATGATGAGCGACATCCGCCGCATCTGCGAGCACCCGACGGACGAAGACCGCGCCTGGTTCCCCGACATGGCCGGCAGCGACTGGCGCAAGAGCCTGGACTTTGCCATGCGCAATTTCAAGGATGAAAGCTTCATCGCCCAGTATTTATCGCCGCGGCTGATCCGCGAATTCCATTTCTTTGCCGTCCTCGACGACGACAAGAATGAAAAGCTGGCCATTTCCGCCATCCACGACGATGCCGGCTACCGCTACGTGCGCCAGCAGCTGGCCGAACAGTACAACCTGGGCAACCGCGAGCCGAACATCCAGGTGTGGTCCGTCAATACGCGCGACGACCGCGCATTGACCTTGCGCCACACGCAATTCCAGCGCCGCCCGCTGAACCAGCAGGCGGCCGAGGTGCTCAAGCACGTGGCGCGGCTGTGGGGCTTTGATGTCCACCTCGATACGGTCGACCCGCAGGGCGTCGTCCTGGGCACTCTGAATTGCCGGCGGGAAAAGCGCAACCGGCGCGACGACCCTGCCGTCCGGCCATGAAATGATTTATTGATAATAATCAATGGCAAGAATATAAGCGTTTCCTATGCCTACATAGGAATTCCGTATGGCCTGGCGGCGTCAAAAGGGCCGCCGGGACCGCCTTTTTTGACCTGGATAAAGTCCCTTCCGCACCCGTTTGGTGCGCGCGCGCCGCTAAGTGGTCTGGTTCCGAGCTAAAACATTTCCAAAAGGAAAGATTTTCCTCCAAATTTAGCGGTTTCCATATTGAATATCACGAAATATAATTCCGCCAGATGGGCACATCGGAGAACTTAGCAGTGGTAGCCCAAAACGGCTGTAAAAAACCGATAAGACCGCCTTTTTTTATGTCCGAAAGCGTGCAAAGATGACATAAGCAAGTACGTTTTCAGGGCGCAAAAGCGCTAAAAATTTAACCGGTTTTAGGCGTTAAAAATCTGTGTAAAATAAAGAATTCGTATGTATAATTCGGCGACGTCCCGGATACGGCTGGAGCTTTGTGTCGTCATTTTGGGGTTCAGTTGCAAGACAAGAGATGGTATTTGGAGAAAGCAGGCATGAATTTTTCGAACGAGAAAAGTCCCAAGAACTACACAGGCATCACTATCGTTGTCCTGCTGCACGTTCTCGCGGCTTACGGGATCGTGACGGGCTTGGGCAAGCGGTTGGTCACCAAAATGATGGAACCGGTTGAAACCAAGATTATCGAGGAAGTCAAACCGCCTCCACCGAAGGATCTTCCACCGCCACCACCGCCGCCAGAAATGAAAGCGCCACCGCCGCCATTCATTCCGCCAGTCGAGGTGAACGTGCAGCAGCCGCCACCACAGCAGAACGTGATTGCAAATACGACTGCCGTGAAGCCAGCCACGAATGTATTGGCACCGCCAGCACCGCCTGCACAGCCTGCGCCAACTCCTGGACCAGCCAAATCGGTGCGTACGCCGGCCGTGGTTGACTTCAGTGTCTGCGAAAAGCCGGCTTATCCAAAGTCGTCGCAGCGCAATGAGGAAACCGGTGTGGTGACACTGTCGTTCCTGATCGGTGTAGACGGCAAGGTCGCTGATTCGAAGATCGTGAAGTCCAGCGGCTTCAGAGACCTGGACAAAGCCGCAGTGCAAGGTATTAGCCGCTGTACATTTAAGCCGGCAACAGTTGACGGCAAGCCGGAACAAGGCTGGCAGCAAATGCAATACGTTTGGTCGCTGGATTAAAACCCGAGGCAGTTATCCCCTGTCTCACACTATGATTTCGTTGTCATTACGTTCAGCGATCTGTTATTTTTAATTTTGGAGGAAGCATGTTTAAGAATACCCGTTTGTCCGCATTTTTTGCCGCGGTTCTGTTGTCCGTTACCGCTACTACCGCTCTGGTAGCAGCTCCGGCATTCGCTGACGCGCCAGCATCGGCTGCCGCTTCGGCTCCAGCGGCAGACGCTGCAGCAGCACCAGCACCAGCTGCTGACGCAGCCGCTCCAGCAGCAGACGCAGCAGCTCCAGCCGCTGACGCAGCAGCTCCAGCCAAAACCGAAGAAGTCCACAACCCGTTCGGCCTGCAAGCAGTGTGGGACGGCGGCTTCGTGCCACGCGCCACCCTGATCATCCTGGCCATCATGTCGATCGGCAGCTGGTACATCATCATCACCAAGCTGATGGATCAAATGAAGATCTTCAAGCAAGCGAAAGAAACCGCTGCCAAATTCTGGAAAGCTCCTTCGATCGCTGCTGGTTCGGCAACCCTGACCGAAGGCTCGCCATTCCGCTTCATCGCTGAATCGGGCACCAAGGCAACGGCTCACCATGACGGCGCCCTGCTGGAACAAATCGACCTGTCGACATGGGTGACGATGTCGATCCAGCGCGCTTCGGACAAAGTCCAGTCGCGTCTGCAAGATGGCCTGTCGTTCCTGGCAACCGTTGGTTCGACCGCACCGTTTATCGGTCTGTTCGGTACCGTTTGGGGTATTTATGGCGCGCTGACCAACATCGGCATGACCGGTAACGCGTCGATCGATAAAGTTGCAGGTCCAGTTGGTGAAGCACTGATCATGACCGCTTTCGGTCTGCTGGTCGCCGTTCCTGCCGTTCTGGGTTACAACTGGCTGGTGCGTCGTAACAAAACCGCAATGGAAGACGTACGCTCGTTCAGCGCCGACGTTCACTCGGTACTGATCTCCGGCGCAATGTCGACCAGCGAAGCTGGCCGTGCTGCCGGCGCTAAAAAGATCGGATAAGAATCATGTCGATGTCCGTCGGCTCCGACAGCGGAGATGAAGATCAAGTAATGTCAGAAATCAACACGACGCCGCTCGTCGACATCATGTTGGTTTTGCTGATCATTTTCTTGATCACCAGTCCGGTTGTCCTCAAATTGCAGAAAATCGATCTGCCGATCGAGGCCAACCAAGCCCTTCAAAGCAAGCCAGAAAACGTCAACATCGTTGTCAACAAGGATGGCGAGATTTATCTGGGCCAGAAGAAACTGAAAGATACGAGCGAACTGTTCGATTATCTGAAAGTTGAAGCAGTGAAAGTACCGCAGCCGGAAGTACACGTTCGTGGCGACCAAGAAACACGCTACGAATCGATCGGCCGGGTTATTTACACGACCCAACGTGCCGGGATCCAGAAGGTCGGCTTCATCACCGAACCACCTGACAAGGGCTGATAGCGACTGGCGGCGGCGTCCCGGCAACACGGGGACTCCACTGCCGGAAGCTGACCGGGCGGCAGTTTCGCCCGGTGCTTCGTTGGACTTCTTAAAGGAAACACTATGAGTATGAATGTCGGTTCGGGAAGCGCTCCAGGCGCGGATCCGGAACCAATGATGGAACTGAACATGACGCCCCTCATCGACGTGATGCTGGTGCTGATTATCATGTTGATCATCACGATTCCTAAGCAAAACCACTCGGTGAACTTGAACATGCCGGTCGGCACCCCGCCGCCACCGACAACCGAACCAGTGGTCGTCACGATCGATGTCGATTTTGACGGTACGATCTTGTGGGACAATCAGGTCGTTCCTGACCGCGCTTCGCTGGAAGCCAAGCTGAGCAACGTTGCTGCGCAAGCAGACCAGCCGGAAGTGCATCTGCGTCCGAACAAGCTGGTGGAATACAAAGTCGTCGCCGGTGTGATGGCGTCGGCGCAGCGTCTGGGCGTGACCAAAATCGGTCTGGTCGGCAACGAGCAATTCCAGTAAGCTGCAGCAATCAGGTTCTCTTTACATCCGAATAGGCAGGACTTCCTGCCTATTCGCTTTTTACTGAAAGACTTTCTTATGTCCAAGTTTCGTCTCGCTCATCTCGGCCTCGTCATGGCCGCTATCGGTTTTACCGCAGCAACTCCCGTAATCGGCCTGGGCTCGCTGGCATACGCCGCGGACACCGTGCGTGCCGAAGTGGGCAAGCCACTGCAAGAAGCGCAAAAACTCGCTAGCAGCGGCAAAAACAAGGAAGCGCTGGCCAAGCTGCGCGAAGCTGACAGCGTCGGCGGCAAGACCGCCTTTGAAAGCTACCAGATCGAGCGCGTGCGCGCCTCGGCCGCTGCCGCCGCCGGCGACAACGGCACCGCCATCAAGGCTTTTGAAGCCGTCATCAATTCCGGCCGCCTGAGCGCCGCCGAAGCTCCCAAATTCACGCAAGCGCTGGCAGGCATGTACTACCGCGCCAAGGATTGGCCGAATACCATCACCTGGATCAAACGTTCGCTGAAAGACCGCGAAGATCCACAGATGCGCGAACTGCTGATCCAGACCTACTACGTCAGCGGCAACTACGCCGAAGCGGCGAAAGAACTGCAAGCGCGCGGCGGCAACTCGGAAGCGAGCCTGCAAATGCTGGCCAACATCCAGTTGAAGCAAAACGACAAGGCCG
This window of the Janthinobacterium agaricidamnosum genome carries:
- a CDS encoding PrkA family serine protein kinase; translated protein: MTIFDNYAARYERTREEEMSLTEYLALCKKDKLTYASAPERMLAAIGEPQLVDTRNDTRLSRIFANKVIKIYPAFREFYGTEEVIEQVVSYFRHAAQGLEERKQILYLLGPVGGGKSSIAEKLKSLMEHVPFYCLKGSPVNESPLGLFNEEEDGTILEEDYGIPRRYLRNIPSPWAVKRLHEYNGDINQFRVVKRYPSVLKQIAISKTEPGDENNQDISSLVGKVDIRKLEDYAQDDPDAYSYSGGLCLANQGLMEFVEMFKAPIKVLHPLLTATQEGNYKGTEGFGAIPFDGIILAHSNESEWKTFKNNRNNEAFLDRIYIVKVPYCLRVSDEIKIYDKLVANSSLVKAPCAPGTLRMMAQFAILSRLKDPENSSIFSKMLVYDGENLKDTDPKAKSMHEYVDYAGVDEGMNGLSTRFAFKILSKVFNFDNSEVAANPVHLLYVLEQQVEREQFAPELEQRYFSYIKEHLAQRYVEFIGKEIQTAYLESYSEYGQNIFDRYVTFADFWIQDQEYRDPDTGESFDRESLNNELEKIEKPAGISNPKDFRNEIVNFGLRARASNGGKNPAWTSYEKFRTVIEKKMFSNTEELLPVISFNAKASADDANKHADFVARMVEKGYTAKQVRLLCEWYLRVRKSS
- a CDS encoding YeaH/YhbH family protein, which gives rise to MTYLIDRRLQSKNKSAVNRERFLRRYKGQIKDAVGRAIKGRSITDVENGEKVSIPVKDVGEPSFGHAHGGVWEVVNPGNKEYLKGDQIARPKGGGGGGRGKAGNSDETTEDDFIFELSREEFMNYFFEDLELPHMVKTQLTATTEFKNQRAGYNMSGTPSNIHVLRSLRGALGRRIAVGGGARKQLAQAEEDLAVLLHEGAPDSDPLVTELRRLIHHLHTRLLAIPFIDPFDLRYSNRIKVPKPMTQAVMFCIMDVSGSMDESRKDTAKRFFILLYLFLKRVYDKIEVVFIRHHTAAAEVDEHEFFNSRESGGTVVSSALHLLNTIIDERYGAGQWNSYVAQASDGDNWDNDSMLCRQLLINTIMPKVQYYTYVEITDGPQQNLWEQYAGVLDHHAHFAMQKIVTPADIYPVFRELFKKQVK
- a CDS encoding SpoVR family protein, which codes for MSAAFDRASNTPGEPFVRLRHPNALPEQSEWTFELIEQIHEEIRRVAKQFGLDTYPNQLEIITAEQMMDAYTSVGMPVSYNHWSFGKHFLSTEKSYKRGQMGLAYEIVINSNPCIAYLMEENSLTMQSLVIAHAAYGHNSFFKGNYLFRAWTDADAIIDYMVFAKNYIAECEQRHGVDAVELLLDSCHAIQNYGVDRYKRPAKLSMAKEYARQKEREAYVQSQINQLWRTLPRRDEDDDEDDQRKAAPRFPPEPEENLLYFIEKYAPLLEPWQREMVRIVRKISQYFYPQRQTQVMNEGWATFWHYTILNQLYDEGVVGDGFMMEFLKSHTNVVYQPPIDSPYYSGINPYALGFAMMSDIRRICEHPTDEDRAWFPDMAGSDWRKSLDFAMRNFKDESFIAQYLSPRLIREFHFFAVLDDDKNEKLAISAIHDDAGYRYVRQQLAEQYNLGNREPNIQVWSVNTRDDRALTLRHTQFQRRPLNQQAAEVLKHVARLWGFDVHLDTVDPQGVVLGTLNCRREKRNRRDDPAVRP
- a CDS encoding energy transducer TonB is translated as MNFSNEKSPKNYTGITIVVLLHVLAAYGIVTGLGKRLVTKMMEPVETKIIEEVKPPPPKDLPPPPPPPEMKAPPPPFIPPVEVNVQQPPPQQNVIANTTAVKPATNVLAPPAPPAQPAPTPGPAKSVRTPAVVDFSVCEKPAYPKSSQRNEETGVVTLSFLIGVDGKVADSKIVKSSGFRDLDKAAVQGISRCTFKPATVDGKPEQGWQQMQYVWSLD
- a CDS encoding MotA/TolQ/ExbB proton channel family protein; its protein translation is MFKNTRLSAFFAAVLLSVTATTALVAAPAFADAPASAAASAPAADAAAAPAPAADAAAPAADAAAPAADAAAPAKTEEVHNPFGLQAVWDGGFVPRATLIILAIMSIGSWYIIITKLMDQMKIFKQAKETAAKFWKAPSIAAGSATLTEGSPFRFIAESGTKATAHHDGALLEQIDLSTWVTMSIQRASDKVQSRLQDGLSFLATVGSTAPFIGLFGTVWGIYGALTNIGMTGNASIDKVAGPVGEALIMTAFGLLVAVPAVLGYNWLVRRNKTAMEDVRSFSADVHSVLISGAMSTSEAGRAAGAKKIG
- a CDS encoding ExbD/TolR family protein, which gives rise to MSMSVGSDSGDEDQVMSEINTTPLVDIMLVLLIIFLITSPVVLKLQKIDLPIEANQALQSKPENVNIVVNKDGEIYLGQKKLKDTSELFDYLKVEAVKVPQPEVHVRGDQETRYESIGRVIYTTQRAGIQKVGFITEPPDKG
- a CDS encoding ExbD/TolR family protein; the encoded protein is MSMNVGSGSAPGADPEPMMELNMTPLIDVMLVLIIMLIITIPKQNHSVNLNMPVGTPPPPTTEPVVVTIDVDFDGTILWDNQVVPDRASLEAKLSNVAAQADQPEVHLRPNKLVEYKVVAGVMASAQRLGVTKIGLVGNEQFQ